A window of the Diabrotica undecimpunctata isolate CICGRU chromosome 1, icDiaUnde3, whole genome shotgun sequence genome harbors these coding sequences:
- the LOC140442222 gene encoding zinc finger BED domain-containing protein 5-like — protein sequence MFALQLDESTYVAGLSILLVFVRYPFKGSIEEDLFLCTPLETNTTGEEIFKVIDNYMTKHRIDWNKCIVVCSDEAAAMVGKIKGTVTRIKNIVPNCSSSYCVLHHHAFVAEKCHRL from the coding sequence ATGTTTGCTTTGCAACTTGACGAAAGTACATATGTCGCCGGGTTATCAATACTGCTTGTTTTCGTGAGATACCCGTTCAAAGGATCAATTGAAGAAGATTTGTTTCTCTGTACACCCTTGGAGACCAACACAACAGGAGAAGAAATTTTTAAAGTCATTGATAATTATATGACTAAACACCGTATTGACTGGAACAAATGTATTGTTGTGTGCAGCGACGAAGCTGCAGCTATGGTCGGCAAAATAAAAGGAACTGTAACAAGAATAAAGAATATTGTACCAAATTGTAGTAGCAGTTACTGCGTTCTGCATCACCATGCCTTTGTAGCAGAAAAATGCCATCGGCTTTAA